One genomic region from Alteromonas pelagimontana encodes:
- a CDS encoding SRPBCC family protein, producing the protein MRMLKKLIYGLLGLFVIFLVIGLMLPTQYEVQRSIIIDAEPEAIYPNVVNLRAWPQWGVWFIRDPNMQITYSGPDRAIGMQSTWLSEVQGNGEVEIVQLEHNKRVVYQLRFVKKNIGSTGQVTLELKPEGTRVTWTDSGKVSDNPMDRYAALMMDDILGPDIEMGLENLKTVVENSG; encoded by the coding sequence ATGAGAATGCTAAAAAAGCTAATCTATGGGCTGCTTGGGCTATTCGTTATTTTTCTCGTTATCGGTTTAATGTTGCCAACTCAGTACGAAGTTCAACGCAGTATTATAATTGATGCAGAGCCTGAAGCCATTTATCCCAATGTGGTGAATTTACGGGCCTGGCCGCAGTGGGGGGTATGGTTTATCAGAGACCCTAATATGCAAATCACATATAGTGGCCCTGATCGCGCCATTGGCATGCAATCAACATGGCTAAGTGAAGTTCAGGGGAACGGTGAAGTTGAAATTGTGCAACTTGAACATAATAAACGGGTTGTTTATCAATTACGGTTTGTTAAAAAGAATATCGGGTCTACTGGACAAGTAACCCTGGAATTGAAACCCGAAGGCACCCGCGTGACCTGGACCGACAGTGGCAAAGTTAGCGATAATCCTATGGATCGTTACGCAGCTCTCATGATGGACGATATATTAGGGCCAGACATTGAAATGGGGCTGGAAAATCTTAAAACGGTGGTAGAAAATAGTGGCTAG
- a CDS encoding isovaleryl-CoA dehydrogenase, translated as MNTRYPTLNFNLGEDIDMLRDHVYQFAKSEIAPLAEKADDANSFPNELWPKLGEMGLLGVTVAEQYGGAAMGYLAHTVAMEEVSRASAGIGLSYGAHSNLCVNQIHRNGNDAQKEKYLPKLVSGEHIGALAMSEPNAGSDVVSMKLKADKRGDKYILNGNKMWITNGPDAHTFVIYAKTAPSAGHKGITAFIVEKDSPGFSHAQKLDKLGMRSSNTCELVFENCEVPAENILGKEGDGVKVLMSGLDYERLVLSGGPLGIMQACMDAVIPYIHDREQFGQSIGQFQLVQGKVADMYTQMNAARAYVYTVAKACDRGETTRKDAAGAILYSAELATKMALDAIQLLGGNGYINEYPTGRLLRDAKLYEIGAGTSEIRRMLIGRELFKESE; from the coding sequence ATGAACACCCGCTACCCTACACTTAATTTTAATCTGGGCGAAGACATTGATATGCTTCGCGACCATGTTTACCAGTTCGCAAAAAGCGAAATTGCTCCCTTGGCCGAAAAGGCAGATGATGCCAACAGCTTTCCCAATGAACTGTGGCCTAAGCTGGGCGAAATGGGGTTGCTTGGCGTGACTGTTGCAGAGCAGTATGGGGGTGCAGCAATGGGATATCTCGCCCATACAGTGGCGATGGAAGAAGTCAGCCGGGCGTCAGCTGGCATTGGTCTTAGTTATGGTGCACATTCCAACTTATGTGTGAATCAAATTCATCGCAACGGCAATGACGCGCAAAAAGAGAAGTACCTGCCTAAGCTGGTCTCTGGTGAGCATATCGGTGCACTGGCGATGAGCGAGCCCAACGCTGGCTCAGACGTTGTAAGTATGAAATTAAAAGCCGATAAGCGCGGCGACAAGTACATTCTTAACGGCAATAAAATGTGGATCACCAATGGTCCTGATGCTCACACGTTTGTTATTTATGCCAAGACCGCTCCTTCAGCGGGACATAAAGGCATCACCGCCTTTATTGTAGAAAAAGACTCTCCTGGATTCAGCCATGCGCAAAAGCTGGATAAGCTAGGTATGCGCTCTTCCAATACTTGCGAACTGGTTTTTGAAAACTGTGAAGTTCCTGCTGAAAACATCTTGGGCAAAGAGGGGGATGGCGTAAAAGTGTTAATGAGTGGTCTGGACTATGAGCGTCTGGTGCTTTCAGGCGGCCCGCTTGGCATTATGCAAGCCTGCATGGATGCCGTCATTCCTTATATCCATGATCGGGAACAATTCGGTCAATCAATCGGACAGTTCCAGCTGGTGCAAGGGAAAGTAGCAGATATGTATACGCAGATGAACGCCGCTCGCGCTTATGTCTACACTGTCGCAAAAGCGTGCGACCGCGGCGAAACAACACGCAAAGATGCCGCCGGCGCCATTCTCTATTCTGCCGAACTGGCCACTAAAATGGCCCTGGACGCTATTCAGTTGCTTGGCGGCAACGGCTATATTAATGAGTATCCTACCGGGAGGTTGCTGCGCGATGCCAAGCTATATGAAATTGGCGCAGGAACATCAGAAATCCGCCGTATGCTTATTGGCCGCGAGTTATTTAAAGAATCAGAATAA
- a CDS encoding acetyl/propionyl/methylcrotonyl-CoA carboxylase subunit alpha, whose translation MIRKILIANRGEIACRVIKTARKLGILTVAVYSDADSHALHVSMADEAIHIGGSASKDSYLVADRIINAAKKLNVDAIHPGYGFLSENAAFATACADNNIIFIGPPPAAITAMGSKSAAKQIMASAGVPLVPGYHGDEQAERVLKAAADEMGYPVLLKAAAGGGGKGMRQVWKAEDFSAALAAAKREAIASFGDDVMLVEKYLTQPRHVEFQIFCDSLGNGVYLFERDCSVQRRHQKVIEEAPAPGMGDNLRKTMGEAALKAAQAINYVGAGTVEFLLDRDGSFYFMEMNTRLQVEHPVTEMITGEDLVAWQIQVANGEPLPKLQDDLSYSGHAFEARIYAEDPENDFLPATGKLNLLQPPAENRHVRVDTGVLEGDSVSVYYDPMIAKLVVWDTDRDKALARLRRALRSYHIDGVTTNIEFLYTLASNRAFHEAKLITTFIEKHQDELFVSDRPEPENILPAMALLLLLKQQQVCRLNAGDPASPWAIPSSWRANELHHQQLTLLYAGENFVLTVNRENRYFSPAIVPSWEVRYQNHTWKVSGDVDAHGLYASIDGHKQQFHWSQQEQHFALYNEQGTCRFTHVLPDYGQDNQETGPADFSAPMNGTIVQLMVAVGEPVKKGTALMVMEAMKMEHNITAPKDGRVVEFFFTAGELVDGGAALLEFKADE comes from the coding sequence ATGATCCGCAAAATTCTGATAGCCAACCGCGGAGAAATTGCCTGTCGGGTCATCAAAACTGCGCGTAAACTTGGCATTTTAACGGTCGCGGTATATTCCGATGCGGATAGCCACGCACTACATGTTTCCATGGCTGATGAAGCCATTCATATTGGCGGGTCAGCATCAAAAGACAGTTATCTTGTTGCTGATCGCATTATTAATGCTGCCAAAAAACTTAATGTCGATGCCATACATCCGGGTTATGGCTTCCTCTCAGAAAATGCCGCTTTTGCGACCGCATGTGCTGATAATAATATTATTTTTATTGGCCCTCCTCCCGCGGCTATTACCGCAATGGGCTCTAAATCGGCAGCGAAACAAATAATGGCATCTGCAGGCGTACCTTTGGTACCGGGTTATCATGGCGATGAACAAGCAGAAAGGGTGCTTAAAGCAGCAGCAGATGAAATGGGTTATCCGGTGTTACTTAAAGCTGCTGCCGGTGGTGGTGGTAAAGGCATGAGACAAGTATGGAAAGCCGAGGACTTTTCTGCCGCTCTTGCTGCCGCCAAGCGAGAAGCTATCGCAAGCTTTGGCGATGATGTGATGCTGGTAGAAAAGTATCTTACCCAGCCCCGGCACGTAGAATTCCAGATCTTCTGCGATAGTCTCGGCAACGGCGTATATCTGTTTGAGCGGGACTGCTCGGTGCAGCGACGTCACCAGAAAGTCATTGAAGAAGCCCCTGCCCCGGGCATGGGTGATAATCTGCGGAAAACGATGGGTGAAGCCGCATTGAAGGCGGCTCAGGCCATAAACTATGTGGGTGCGGGAACAGTCGAATTTCTACTGGACCGCGACGGCAGTTTCTATTTTATGGAAATGAACACCCGCTTGCAGGTTGAACATCCCGTTACCGAAATGATCACCGGGGAAGATTTGGTTGCCTGGCAGATACAGGTCGCCAACGGCGAACCCTTGCCTAAACTCCAAGACGATCTTTCGTATTCCGGTCATGCATTTGAAGCACGGATCTATGCTGAAGATCCGGAAAATGACTTTCTCCCCGCTACGGGTAAGCTCAATTTGTTGCAGCCGCCTGCAGAAAACCGCCACGTTCGTGTAGATACCGGTGTACTCGAAGGCGATAGCGTTTCTGTTTACTACGATCCTATGATTGCCAAGTTGGTGGTATGGGACACCGATCGAGATAAAGCGTTAGCGAGATTACGCCGCGCCCTTCGCAGTTACCATATAGACGGTGTCACCACCAATATCGAATTTCTTTATACTTTGGCTTCCAATCGCGCCTTCCATGAGGCGAAGCTGATCACCACTTTTATTGAAAAACATCAGGATGAGCTGTTTGTTTCTGACCGACCAGAGCCTGAGAACATTTTACCAGCCATGGCGTTGCTCTTGTTGTTAAAGCAACAGCAAGTTTGTCGCTTAAATGCCGGAGATCCAGCTTCTCCCTGGGCCATTCCCTCCTCGTGGCGGGCGAACGAATTGCATCACCAGCAATTAACCTTGTTATACGCTGGCGAAAATTTTGTTTTAACAGTAAACCGAGAGAACCGGTATTTTTCGCCGGCCATTGTCCCTAGCTGGGAAGTTCGTTACCAAAACCACACATGGAAAGTGAGCGGCGATGTAGACGCACACGGTCTGTATGCTTCTATAGATGGTCACAAACAGCAATTTCACTGGTCACAGCAGGAGCAACATTTTGCGCTTTATAACGAGCAGGGAACCTGCCGTTTTACCCATGTTTTGCCCGATTATGGTCAGGACAATCAAGAGACCGGCCCGGCAGACTTTTCAGCGCCCATGAATGGCACCATAGTTCAGTTAATGGTAGCAGTCGGCGAACCAGTTAAAAAAGGTACGGCGTTGATGGTGATGGAAGCAATGAAAATGGAGCACAATATTACTGCACCAAAAGACGGTAGAGTTGTAGAATTCTTTTTCACCGCCGGAGAACTGGTAGATGGCGGTGCCGCATTATTGGAGTTTAAAGCAGATGAATAA
- a CDS encoding carboxyl transferase domain-containing protein, translated as MPVLRTSVNTKSDSFATNAEHMQKQVDDLLEKINQIKSGGGEKAAERHVARGKLLPRDRINALLDDGSPFLEISQLAAWEVYDDYVPSAGVIAGIGRVADVECMIVANDATVKGGTYYPLTVKKHLRAQTIADENHLPCIYLVDSGGANLPRQDDVFPDKEHFGRIFFNQANMSAKNIPQIAVVMGSCTAGGAYVPAMADESIIVKEQGTIFLGGPPLVKAATGEVVSAEELGGGDVHTRTSGVADQLANNDHHALKMARNAVARLNRTKSIYLDCKAPVEPLYDPREIYGIIPKDSRQSFDVREIIARIVDGSELDEFKPLYGTTLICGFARIFGYPVGIIANNGILFGESALKGAHFIELCAKRKIPLVFLQNITGFMVGKQYEASGIAKHGAKMVTAVACAKVPKLTVLIGGSFGAGNYGMCGRAYDPRFLFMWPNARISVMGGEQAAGVLAQVKRDQKERANESWSQEEEKSFKQPIIDTYEAQGHPYYASARLWDDGVIDPADTRMVLGLSLSAALNKPIEDTQFGIFRM; from the coding sequence GTGCCCGTTCTACGTACTTCAGTTAATACCAAGTCTGATAGCTTCGCTACTAATGCCGAACATATGCAAAAGCAGGTGGATGATCTGCTGGAAAAAATTAACCAGATTAAGTCAGGCGGTGGAGAAAAAGCCGCAGAACGACATGTCGCCAGAGGAAAACTGCTGCCCAGAGATCGCATTAACGCCTTACTTGATGACGGTTCTCCGTTTCTGGAGATCAGCCAGCTAGCTGCCTGGGAGGTTTACGACGATTATGTACCTAGCGCTGGTGTTATAGCGGGTATCGGCAGAGTTGCAGACGTAGAATGTATGATTGTGGCAAACGATGCCACAGTAAAAGGCGGTACCTACTACCCGCTTACGGTTAAAAAGCACCTGCGGGCACAAACCATTGCTGATGAAAATCACCTGCCCTGCATTTACCTGGTCGATTCTGGAGGCGCTAACCTTCCCCGCCAGGACGATGTTTTTCCAGACAAAGAGCACTTCGGCCGTATCTTTTTCAATCAAGCCAACATGTCGGCTAAAAATATTCCACAGATAGCGGTGGTAATGGGCTCCTGTACCGCAGGGGGCGCTTATGTACCCGCCATGGCTGACGAAAGTATAATCGTAAAAGAACAAGGAACTATTTTTCTGGGCGGCCCACCGCTGGTGAAAGCTGCAACCGGCGAAGTTGTCAGTGCCGAAGAACTAGGCGGCGGCGATGTTCATACCCGAACTTCAGGCGTGGCGGATCAGCTGGCTAATAATGATCACCACGCTCTGAAGATGGCGCGAAATGCGGTAGCCAGGCTGAACCGTACTAAAAGTATTTATCTTGACTGCAAGGCGCCAGTGGAGCCGCTGTATGATCCGAGGGAAATTTACGGGATTATTCCCAAAGATAGCCGCCAATCATTTGATGTAAGAGAAATCATCGCTCGCATTGTTGATGGCTCTGAGCTGGATGAATTCAAACCGCTGTACGGCACCACATTGATTTGCGGTTTCGCTCGAATTTTTGGATATCCAGTAGGCATTATTGCCAATAATGGGATTCTTTTTGGTGAAAGCGCATTAAAGGGCGCACACTTTATTGAACTGTGCGCTAAGCGAAAAATCCCTCTTGTCTTCCTGCAGAATATCACCGGTTTCATGGTAGGCAAACAGTACGAAGCCAGCGGTATCGCCAAACATGGTGCCAAAATGGTGACCGCCGTTGCCTGTGCAAAAGTGCCTAAGCTGACAGTATTAATTGGTGGTAGTTTCGGTGCCGGTAATTATGGCATGTGTGGGCGCGCCTACGATCCCCGCTTCTTATTCATGTGGCCCAATGCCCGAATTTCGGTAATGGGGGGCGAACAAGCCGCCGGCGTGCTCGCTCAGGTAAAGCGGGATCAAAAGGAGCGTGCTAACGAAAGTTGGTCACAGGAGGAGGAAAAATCTTTCAAGCAGCCGATCATTGACACTTACGAAGCACAGGGGCATCCGTATTACGCCTCCGCCCGGCTTTGGGACGATGGCGTTATCGATCCGGCTGACACGCGTATGGTGTTAGGGCTGTCATTGTCAGCAGCGTTAAATAAACCCATAGAAGATACACAGTTTGGCATCTTTAGAATGTAA
- a CDS encoding MerR family transcriptional regulator produces MNDHNQEQTYTIGELSRDYDITPRSIRFYEEQGLLCPKRTGQNRIYFNKDRVRLKLILRGKRLGFSLAEVKNLFKLYDINPNSAVQLETMLELTQHKRAILKQQLEDIQMLMSELDEVEARCREELAEIKRGNIA; encoded by the coding sequence ATGAATGACCACAACCAAGAACAAACCTATACCATCGGCGAACTTTCGCGCGATTACGATATTACGCCACGCTCTATCAGGTTTTATGAAGAACAAGGTCTACTCTGCCCTAAACGTACGGGACAGAACAGGATTTACTTTAACAAAGACCGCGTCAGGTTAAAGCTAATTTTGCGTGGTAAGAGGTTAGGCTTCTCACTGGCTGAAGTGAAAAACCTGTTTAAACTGTATGACATAAATCCAAATTCTGCCGTGCAACTTGAAACTATGCTCGAATTGACCCAGCACAAACGCGCCATTCTTAAGCAGCAATTGGAAGATATCCAAATGTTAATGAGTGAGCTGGATGAGGTGGAAGCGCGCTGTCGGGAAGAGTTGGCAGAAATTAAAAGAGGAAACATTGCATGA
- the glgC gene encoding glucose-1-phosphate adenylyltransferase gives MADNSSRYISNLTRDTYALILAGGKGSRLHELTNWRAKPALYFGGKFRIIDFPLSNCINSGIRRIGVVTQYKSHSLIRHLVRGWGHFKKELGESIEILPASQRFSDNWYEGTADAVFQNIDIIRDELPKYVMILSGDHIYRMDYGNMLAHHVETGAKMTVSCMSVPIEEAAGAFGVMSVNEDYRILGFEEKPANPTPLPNDATRCLASMGNYVFDTQFLFDQLCKDAETSGSQRDFGKDIIPSIIQDHEVYAFPFEHSTGGNAYWRDVGTIDSFWEANMEMVSPVPQLNLYDQKWPIWTYQEQLPPAKFVWEDHDRRGEAINSVVSGGCIISGSTLRRSLCFSNVRVHSYGTIEEAVILPDVEIMRHCKLRKVIIDRGCTVPEGMVIGHNHDDDRARGFRVSDKGVVLVTREMLGQPVGGLSTTG, from the coding sequence ATGGCAGACAACAGTTCACGCTATATCAGTAATCTGACCCGCGATACCTACGCGTTAATTTTGGCGGGAGGTAAAGGGTCACGTTTGCATGAACTGACGAACTGGCGTGCCAAACCTGCGCTTTATTTTGGTGGCAAGTTTCGTATCATCGATTTCCCGCTTTCAAATTGTATCAATTCCGGCATCCGCCGGATAGGCGTTGTCACGCAATATAAGTCCCACTCGTTAATTCGCCATCTGGTTCGTGGCTGGGGGCATTTCAAAAAGGAGTTAGGTGAGTCGATCGAAATACTGCCGGCCTCTCAGCGATTTTCAGATAACTGGTATGAAGGTACCGCCGATGCTGTATTTCAGAATATTGACATTATTCGGGATGAGCTACCCAAGTACGTCATGATTTTATCGGGCGACCATATCTACCGGATGGATTACGGTAACATGTTGGCGCATCATGTTGAGACTGGTGCAAAAATGACGGTGTCGTGCATGTCTGTGCCTATTGAAGAAGCTGCCGGCGCTTTTGGTGTAATGTCGGTTAATGAAGATTATCGAATTCTTGGTTTTGAAGAAAAGCCAGCGAATCCAACGCCCTTACCCAATGATGCTACCCGTTGTCTGGCTTCTATGGGCAATTACGTTTTTGATACGCAGTTTCTGTTCGATCAGTTGTGTAAAGATGCTGAAACAAGCGGATCGCAACGGGATTTCGGCAAAGACATTATTCCTTCTATTATTCAGGATCACGAGGTATACGCGTTTCCGTTTGAACATAGCACTGGCGGAAACGCTTACTGGCGAGATGTCGGCACCATCGATTCTTTTTGGGAAGCCAACATGGAAATGGTTTCACCCGTTCCCCAACTGAATCTTTACGATCAGAAGTGGCCCATCTGGACATATCAGGAACAATTACCGCCAGCTAAGTTTGTCTGGGAAGATCACGACAGACGGGGCGAAGCCATTAACTCGGTGGTTTCCGGCGGCTGCATTATTTCTGGTTCAACGTTGCGGCGCAGCTTGTGCTTTTCCAACGTCCGGGTACATTCCTATGGCACAATTGAAGAAGCCGTCATTTTACCGGATGTGGAAATTATGCGTCATTGTAAACTCCGCAAGGTAATTATTGACCGCGGATGCACCGTCCCCGAAGGCATGGTAATCGGTCACAATCATGATGACGACCGCGCCAGAGGATTCAGGGTATCTGATAAAGGTGTAGTGCTGGTTACCCGAGAGATGTTAGGGCAGCCAGTGGGAGGACTAAGTACTACGGGTTAA
- a CDS encoding hydroxymethylglutaryl-CoA lyase → MNNAYPDAVSIIEVGPRDGLQNEKAKVTTAQKVNLVHQLTTAGIKRVETGSFVSPRWVPQMADSGTVFARLHRQPGVTYSALTPNLKGFEAAMEAGADEVAVFGAASETFSQKNINCSIAESLQRFEPVMEAANRANIPVRGYVSCVLGCPYEGEISPAAVAEVSHALMEMGCYEVSLGDTIGKGTPVKTAKMLDAVLHRIPVDVVAAHFHDTYGQALANLVIALRYGIRNIDSAIAGLGGCPYAKGASGNVATEDVVYMLDGMGIRTGIKLSKLLEASKTISSIIGRPPASKAAQALLAK, encoded by the coding sequence ATGAATAACGCTTATCCTGATGCTGTCAGTATTATAGAAGTGGGGCCGCGAGATGGTCTGCAAAACGAGAAGGCTAAAGTCACCACTGCGCAGAAAGTGAATCTTGTACATCAGCTTACCACCGCCGGTATAAAACGTGTTGAAACCGGCAGTTTTGTGTCCCCACGGTGGGTGCCACAAATGGCCGACTCAGGCACTGTTTTTGCCCGCCTACATCGTCAGCCAGGCGTTACCTATTCTGCGCTGACGCCGAACCTGAAAGGATTTGAAGCAGCTATGGAAGCTGGCGCAGACGAAGTTGCCGTGTTTGGCGCTGCATCGGAGACTTTTTCGCAAAAGAACATAAATTGTTCTATTGCAGAGAGTTTACAGCGGTTTGAGCCGGTTATGGAAGCCGCAAACCGCGCTAACATTCCGGTTAGAGGTTATGTATCCTGTGTATTGGGCTGCCCGTACGAAGGAGAGATCTCCCCTGCGGCAGTCGCTGAAGTCAGCCATGCCTTAATGGAAATGGGCTGCTATGAGGTTTCTTTAGGCGACACAATTGGCAAAGGTACGCCGGTGAAAACAGCCAAGATGTTGGACGCTGTTTTACATCGTATACCTGTCGATGTTGTAGCTGCACATTTTCATGACACCTACGGTCAGGCCTTAGCGAATCTGGTAATAGCGCTTCGCTACGGTATCCGTAACATCGATTCGGCTATTGCAGGTCTTGGCGGCTGCCCCTATGCTAAAGGAGCCAGTGGCAATGTTGCCACTGAAGATGTGGTGTATATGTTAGATGGCATGGGAATCCGTACTGGCATAAAATTGTCCAAGCTTCTTGAAGCCAGTAAAACTATCAGTAGCATCATTGGCCGCCCACCTGCGTCTAAGGCAGCACAAGCACTGTTAGCAAAATAA
- a CDS encoding thiolase family protein, whose product MSNESVVIVAAKRTPMGGFNGSLAALSATDLGAEAIKATCANFDVTHIDEVIMGCVLPAGLGQAPARQAALKAELPLSAGVTSINKVCGSGLKAVMLAHDLIKAGSADVVVAGGMESMSNAPYLLPKARTGYRMGHGQVLDHMMLDGLENAYDGKAMGCFAQATADDEGITRGQMDEFAMSSLSKANEAINSGKFKDEIVAVKITDRKGEVVVDTDEGPRSAKPEKIPSLRPAFKKDGTVTAANSSSISDGAAALLVMSEAKAKKLGLTPLAKVVAHATNAIKPEDFTVAPVGAMEKVFQKAGWTKDEVDLFEINEAFAMVTMLAIRKLGLDDKKVNIKGGACALGHPIGASGARILVTLLYALKQQGLKKGIASLCIGGGEGVALAIEML is encoded by the coding sequence ATGAGCAATGAATCAGTAGTAATTGTAGCGGCAAAGCGCACGCCTATGGGCGGATTCAACGGTAGTCTCGCCGCGCTTTCAGCCACAGACCTTGGCGCCGAAGCAATTAAAGCCACCTGTGCCAACTTTGATGTAACCCATATCGACGAAGTGATTATGGGTTGCGTTTTACCTGCGGGACTAGGACAGGCACCAGCGCGCCAGGCAGCGTTAAAGGCGGAGTTACCATTAAGTGCAGGTGTAACATCCATTAATAAGGTCTGCGGTTCGGGTCTTAAAGCAGTAATGTTAGCTCATGATTTGATCAAAGCCGGAAGCGCAGATGTGGTTGTCGCAGGTGGAATGGAAAGTATGAGCAACGCGCCATATCTTCTACCGAAAGCACGCACTGGTTATCGCATGGGCCATGGGCAGGTGCTGGACCACATGATGCTGGATGGGTTGGAAAACGCGTATGACGGTAAAGCGATGGGGTGTTTTGCGCAAGCTACGGCTGATGATGAAGGCATTACACGAGGGCAGATGGATGAATTTGCCATGTCTTCATTATCAAAAGCAAATGAAGCAATTAATTCAGGAAAATTTAAAGACGAAATAGTGGCGGTGAAAATTACGGATCGAAAAGGCGAGGTAGTGGTGGATACCGATGAAGGTCCCCGCTCAGCCAAACCAGAAAAAATCCCATCGTTACGGCCGGCATTTAAAAAAGATGGTACTGTCACTGCGGCTAACTCCAGTTCCATATCTGATGGCGCAGCAGCGTTATTGGTGATGAGCGAAGCCAAAGCAAAGAAATTGGGGTTAACACCGTTAGCCAAAGTGGTAGCACATGCTACCAATGCCATTAAGCCTGAAGATTTCACAGTGGCGCCAGTTGGAGCAATGGAAAAAGTGTTCCAAAAAGCGGGGTGGACTAAAGATGAGGTGGATTTATTTGAAATTAATGAAGCCTTTGCCATGGTAACCATGCTAGCTATTCGTAAGCTGGGTCTTGATGATAAGAAAGTGAACATTAAAGGCGGAGCTTGTGCATTAGGGCACCCAATTGGTGCATCCGGCGCACGCATTCTGGTGACTTTACTTTATGCTTTGAAACAACAAGGACTGAAAAAGGGAATTGCGTCTTTATGTATCGGTGGCGGTGAAGGGGTCGCCCTTGCTATAGAAATGCTTTAG
- a CDS encoding alpha/beta fold hydrolase yields the protein MNHEQPLTLHFAHANGFPAASYQTLFQQLPKEWKILSVPQFGHSSRFPVAANWQHQVTELIDYVANHADDSEPVFAVGHSFGAVISFMAACEAPSLFKGVIMLDPPLVTGAYSWLLKLLKHTPLIDKITPAALSQNRRRKWQKDTDLVAYFQAKGLFKNMDRRCVEDYVQGVMKERNGHWELGFNVDVETAIFRHVPHNLKRYAGKLQCPALLVTGQDTAVCVPPQRNSFIRANKLTHQEVQGGHMFPLEYPDIVASVISSTLGEWQYEQRKKC from the coding sequence ATGAATCATGAACAACCGCTGACTCTACATTTTGCTCATGCAAACGGCTTTCCGGCAGCCAGTTACCAAACCCTGTTTCAACAACTTCCCAAAGAGTGGAAGATACTGAGTGTGCCGCAATTTGGTCATTCTTCCCGTTTTCCTGTTGCTGCGAACTGGCAACATCAGGTTACCGAGCTTATTGATTATGTGGCGAACCACGCCGACGATAGTGAACCGGTTTTTGCTGTGGGACATTCATTTGGTGCAGTCATTTCTTTCATGGCTGCGTGTGAAGCGCCATCATTGTTTAAAGGGGTAATTATGCTCGATCCGCCCCTTGTTACAGGAGCATACAGCTGGCTACTAAAACTACTAAAACACACACCGTTAATCGACAAGATAACGCCCGCGGCGCTGAGTCAAAACCGTCGCAGAAAGTGGCAGAAGGATACAGACTTAGTCGCATACTTCCAGGCCAAAGGATTGTTTAAGAACATGGACAGACGATGTGTGGAAGACTACGTTCAGGGTGTGATGAAAGAAAGGAATGGACACTGGGAACTTGGTTTCAATGTTGATGTGGAAACCGCTATTTTTCGGCATGTGCCGCATAATCTGAAACGCTATGCGGGTAAATTGCAGTGTCCTGCCTTATTAGTCACCGGACAAGACACTGCTGTTTGTGTTCCCCCGCAGCGTAATTCATTTATTCGAGCAAATAAACTTACGCATCAAGAGGTGCAGGGCGGTCATATGTTTCCCTTAGAATACCCTGATATTGTGGCCAGTGTAATTTCTTCTACGCTTGGCGAATGGCAATATGAACAGCGTAAAAAATGTTAA
- a CDS encoding enoyl-CoA hydratase/isomerase family protein: MTSDNQDILYHVDSRGVASITLNRPDKHNAFDDTMIATLTTLFTQAAEDNAVRAVVLKANGKSFSAGGDLRWMQRMANYSVEENERDAMALAIMLQTLNTLPKPTIARVQGAAFGGAVGLIACCDMAVGSKLSKFCLSEVKIGLIPATISPYVVEAMGSRICRRYFQTAEVFSAIRARRLGLLSEAVTEEELDSTIEGLLSHLLSNGPVAVAKAKDLVRQVAHQTVKPELMQRTSKMIAKIRVSEEGQEGLHAFFDKRPAAWQEKS, encoded by the coding sequence ATGACATCAGACAATCAGGACATTCTTTATCACGTCGATTCGCGGGGTGTGGCATCTATCACCCTTAACCGGCCAGACAAACATAACGCCTTTGACGACACCATGATTGCCACCCTGACTACACTTTTTACTCAGGCGGCAGAAGATAACGCTGTACGTGCGGTAGTGCTAAAAGCTAACGGCAAAAGTTTTAGCGCCGGCGGCGATTTACGCTGGATGCAGCGTATGGCGAATTACAGCGTTGAAGAAAATGAACGCGATGCCATGGCCCTGGCGATTATGCTGCAAACGCTCAATACGCTGCCTAAGCCGACCATAGCACGCGTACAAGGTGCCGCTTTTGGCGGAGCGGTAGGCCTGATCGCATGTTGTGATATGGCTGTGGGTAGTAAGCTCAGCAAGTTTTGTTTGAGCGAAGTTAAAATCGGGCTTATACCTGCCACCATCAGTCCTTATGTAGTAGAAGCCATGGGTTCGCGCATTTGCCGACGCTATTTCCAGACGGCAGAAGTTTTTTCCGCCATAAGAGCCCGGCGGCTGGGGCTGTTAAGTGAAGCTGTGACCGAAGAAGAGCTTGATTCAACAATAGAGGGATTGCTCAGCCACTTGCTATCCAACGGACCAGTTGCCGTGGCAAAAGCAAAAGATCTTGTGCGTCAGGTGGCCCACCAAACGGTGAAACCGGAACTAATGCAGCGCACCAGCAAAATGATTGCAAAAATCCGTGTGTCAGAAGAAGGCCAGGAAGGCTTACACGCCTTTTTTGACAAGCGGCCAGCGGCTTGGCAGGAGAAATCATGA